In the genome of Gammaproteobacteria bacterium, the window TCGGCAAACCGGTGCTGGAGATCAATCCCGGCCACCCCCTTATCGAGGTGTTGAAAGCCGAACAGGATGATGCCGTGTTCTCGGAATGGGCCAGCGTGCTGTTCGACCAGTCCGTGCTCGCCGAGGGCGGACAGCTCGAGGACCCGGCCGGTTTCGTGACGCGCCTGAATCGCCTGATGCTGGCGATGAGATGAAGACAGCACCGGACCGCTGAAACATGACCGACTTTACCGATGCCCTGGCTGCCTGGATAAAGGGCGACCGCCAACATGCGGTCGAGCTCTGGCAGATGCTTGCCGATCAGGGCGACGTGCGTTCGCAGTACAACCTGGGTGTATTGCTGGATAACGGCGAAGGGGTGCAGCAGGACCAGGCCCTCGCGGCGGAGTATTACCGCAAGGCGGCGGAGCAGGGATATGCGGATGCCGCCTTCAATCTCGCCGTGCTGTTCGAAGAAGGGCAGGGTGTGGCGCGTGACCCCAACGAAGCGGTGCGCTGGTACTGGCTGGCGGCCGAGTCGGGCAACAGTCAGGCCCAGTTCCGCATCGGCTATCTGTACGACGTGGGCGAAGGTCTACCTCAGGATGCCGACCAGGCCGCCAAGTGGTACCACCTGGCCGCCGAACAGGGACATGGTGAGGCGGCCAACAATCTGGGCCGTTGCTTCGCCATGGGGGAGGGTGTCGAACGCAGCGACGTTGAGGCATACAGATGGTTCGCCATCGCCGCCGAACTCGGTGTGCCCAATGCGGCGCGTCACCGGGAGCGGGTGGCCAAGGAGCTTTCGCCGGACGATCGTGTCCGCGCCGGCAGCGTTCAGGCAGCGCACTCAATGATTCCCGCCTGATGACGGCGGGGCGGAAATGGATGCCGTTCAGGCATTCGTCCGTTTCCAGTAGCGGTACGCATAATCCCGTTCAGGATTTTCCACCGCCAGTCGCTCCAGCCCGCAGGCGGCGAAAAAGCCCTCGGCGCCGGCCTGCGCCTTGACCAGCACGCCATC includes:
- a CDS encoding tetratricopeptide repeat protein, giving the protein MTDFTDALAAWIKGDRQHAVELWQMLADQGDVRSQYNLGVLLDNGEGVQQDQALAAEYYRKAAEQGYADAAFNLAVLFEEGQGVARDPNEAVRWYWLAAESGNSQAQFRIGYLYDVGEGLPQDADQAAKWYHLAAEQGHGEAANNLGRCFAMGEGVERSDVEAYRWFAIAAELGVPNAARHRERVAKELSPDDRVRAGSVQAAHSMIPA